From Roseburia hominis, the proteins below share one genomic window:
- a CDS encoding Gfo/Idh/MocA family oxidoreductase produces MMKIILIGLGSMGKRRIRLLKKRGDVDQIIGVDSNPERRSEVTQLYGIETAESIQKAIEIDAFDCAFVCTSPLSHNSIIYECLQHKLHVFTEINLVSDGYEANIELSNMVGKYLFLSSTFLYREETQYIAEKVKAQNAPVNYIYHIGQYLPDWHPWESYKNFFVGNKRTNGCREIMAIEMPWLTEAFGEIDSVAAIHGTMSSLGLNYDDNYMIQITHKNGNKGSLIIDVVCRKAIRNFEVYSENLYLSWDGTPQGLEEYNIEAKTLNQIQLYRSIEHMDGYQATVIENAYENEIEEFFAVVRGDKDQTYGFEKDLTTLKWLDRIEGIQ; encoded by the coding sequence ATGATGAAAATTATTTTGATTGGCCTTGGCTCTATGGGAAAGCGCAGGATCAGGCTTTTAAAAAAACGAGGAGATGTGGATCAAATCATTGGTGTGGATTCCAATCCGGAAAGAAGGAGCGAGGTAACTCAACTGTATGGAATTGAAACCGCAGAGAGTATACAGAAGGCAATTGAAATTGATGCATTTGACTGCGCATTTGTATGTACATCACCATTGAGCCACAATTCCATAATCTATGAATGCCTTCAACACAAGCTTCATGTTTTTACGGAGATTAATTTAGTTTCAGATGGATATGAAGCAAATATTGAGCTTTCAAACATGGTAGGGAAATACCTGTTTTTGTCATCCACTTTCCTTTATCGTGAGGAGACACAATATATTGCTGAAAAGGTGAAAGCGCAAAACGCCCCTGTCAATTACATCTATCATATAGGTCAGTATTTACCGGATTGGCATCCATGGGAAAGTTATAAAAACTTTTTTGTTGGCAACAAGCGGACAAATGGATGTAGGGAGATTATGGCGATTGAGATGCCCTGGCTCACGGAAGCATTCGGAGAAATAGATTCTGTCGCTGCGATCCATGGGACGATGAGCAGTCTCGGCCTTAATTATGATGACAACTATATGATTCAGATTACTCACAAGAATGGCAATAAGGGATCGCTGATTATTGATGTGGTATGCAGGAAAGCAATCCGCAATTTTGAAGTGTATTCGGAGAACTTATATCTCTCATGGGATGGAACCCCACAAGGATTGGAAGAATATAACATTGAGGCAAAGACACTAAATCAGATTCAGTTGTATAGAAGCATAGAACACATGGATGGTTACCAAGCAACTGTCATTGAAAATGCTTATGAAAATGAGATTGAGGAGTTTTTTGCCGTTGTACGGGGAGACAAGGATCAGACTTATGGTTTTGAAAAAGATCTGACTACACTTAAGTGGTTGGATAGAATCGAGGGTATCCAATGA
- a CDS encoding acylneuraminate cytidylyltransferase family protein: MNNIAIIPARSGSKGLKDKNIRKLNGVPLIGYSIQAAKVSGKFTHIMVSTDNEQYAAIARKHGAEVPFLRSAQTSGDKAGSWDVVREVLSGYHDRFDTVCLLQPTSPLRTAEDIVAGYRELENKNADAITAVCEMDHSPLWSMTLDESLSLTEFRRGLAEVPRQLLMTYYRINGALYIRKIVYEEGAIKILDGKEYAYIMNRNRSVDIDTIEDFEYAEFLIRGGYSEK, encoded by the coding sequence ATGAATAATATAGCAATCATTCCAGCTCGAAGCGGATCAAAAGGGCTGAAGGATAAAAACATTAGAAAGCTTAATGGAGTACCACTGATTGGTTATAGTATCCAAGCGGCCAAGGTATCCGGCAAATTTACACACATCATGGTATCTACAGACAATGAGCAATATGCTGCAATTGCACGCAAGCATGGCGCTGAAGTTCCGTTTCTACGGTCAGCACAAACTAGTGGCGACAAGGCTGGAAGTTGGGATGTGGTAAGAGAAGTTTTGTCGGGATATCATGATCGATTTGATACGGTATGTTTGCTCCAGCCAACTTCACCTTTAAGGACAGCGGAAGATATTGTTGCAGGTTATCGTGAATTGGAAAATAAAAATGCAGATGCGATCACCGCAGTTTGCGAGATGGATCATTCACCACTGTGGTCCATGACGTTGGATGAGAGTTTGTCTTTAACGGAATTCCGGAGAGGGCTTGCGGAAGTGCCAAGGCAGCTGCTCATGACATACTACAGAATTAATGGCGCTCTCTATATCCGAAAGATTGTATATGAGGAAGGCGCAATAAAAATATTAGATGGTAAGGAGTACGCCTACATTATGAATAGAAATAGAAGCGTAGATATTGATACAATTGAGGATTTTGAATATGCCGAATTTTTAATTCGGGGGGGGTACTCAGAAAAGTAA
- a CDS encoding acylneuraminate cytidylyltransferase family protein translates to MMNILFTVCGRAGSKGIKNKNIREFLGYPLPYYTFAAIAQYIEEYATDHIDVAVNTDSSELIKMAEENPFIDLSVIDRKAELAEDRIPKTAVILDTFLQMKEKTRRHYVMVVDLDLTSPLRTAKDIDALVEKQKKVNADVTFSVTGSRRNPYFNMVIESEKGVKKVLNSDFVARQQAPAVYDMNASLYAYNPAFLQTGKGVLDGYCEIIQMYDTGILDLDHENDFELMQVIAKYLFENKDEFSTAFAFMKRKLT, encoded by the coding sequence ATGATGAATATTTTATTTACTGTATGCGGCAGAGCCGGCTCAAAGGGGATTAAGAATAAAAATATCCGGGAGTTTCTCGGGTATCCGCTCCCATATTATACTTTTGCGGCAATCGCGCAATATATTGAGGAATATGCGACAGACCATATCGATGTAGCGGTGAATACCGACAGCTCTGAACTGATTAAGATGGCCGAGGAGAATCCCTTCATAGATCTGTCTGTGATAGACAGGAAGGCAGAGTTGGCCGAGGACAGAATTCCTAAAACAGCAGTTATATTGGATACTTTTCTTCAAATGAAGGAGAAGACCAGACGGCATTATGTGATGGTAGTCGACCTTGATCTTACCTCTCCGCTTCGCACTGCAAAAGACATTGATGCATTAGTTGAGAAGCAAAAGAAGGTAAACGCTGATGTAACATTTTCTGTGACGGGCTCTCGCAGGAACCCCTATTTTAACATGGTCATAGAAAGTGAGAAGGGCGTGAAGAAAGTCCTGAATTCTGACTTTGTGGCAAGGCAGCAGGCTCCTGCCGTTTACGATATGAATGCTTCATTGTATGCTTACAATCCTGCGTTTCTCCAAACAGGAAAAGGCGTACTGGACGGATATTGCGAGATTATTCAGATGTACGATACGGGGATTCTTGATCTTGACCACGAGAACGATTTTGAATTAATGCAGGTAATAGCGAAATATCTGTTTGAAAATAAAGATGAGTTTTCTACCGCGTTTGCCTTCATGAAGAGGAAGCTGACATGA
- the neuC gene encoding UDP-N-acetylglucosamine 2-epimerase encodes MKIAVVTATRAEYGILRPLILKLNQEKEIDFQLLVTGTHLSEKYGNTQAEIEKDGIPIFKRIPILIEGDTALAVSKIMANAIIGFAEYFETEKPDCIVVLGDRTEMLGICAAAMDASIPIAHLHGGELTEGAVDDCVRHAITKMSYLHFPSTEIYRKRIIQMGETPDRVFNVGALGVENILHVPLLSNKEVRSEIGIPEDIEMVLVTFHPVTMEAGSELEQVEELIAAMKEQSQYYYLITKANADAGGEVINKALSQFAAGNGKVNLVASLGMRKYLSVVKHSRFVLGNSSSGIIEAPSLGTPTVNIGNRQKGRLMADTIICCETKKDNIIEAMEKAASMRHNPSFIYGDGNTSGKIIEKLKDVFGNGSVIPRKTFYDIEG; translated from the coding sequence TTTCAATTGTTGGTCACGGGGACGCATCTCAGCGAGAAATATGGTAATACACAAGCAGAGATAGAGAAAGACGGTATTCCCATCTTTAAGCGAATCCCAATCCTTATAGAGGGAGATACCGCATTAGCGGTTTCAAAAATCATGGCCAATGCCATCATAGGCTTTGCGGAATACTTTGAAACCGAAAAGCCAGATTGTATTGTCGTTTTAGGAGATCGGACTGAGATGCTTGGTATCTGCGCAGCTGCAATGGATGCAAGTATCCCTATCGCTCACCTTCATGGCGGAGAACTTACCGAAGGTGCGGTCGATGATTGTGTTCGTCATGCGATCACCAAGATGAGTTATCTCCATTTCCCGTCAACTGAAATATACCGTAAACGAATCATTCAAATGGGTGAGACTCCGGATCGTGTGTTCAATGTCGGCGCATTAGGTGTCGAAAACATTCTTCACGTTCCGCTTCTTTCAAACAAAGAGGTTAGGTCAGAAATCGGCATTCCGGAAGACATAGAGATGGTTCTAGTAACTTTTCACCCTGTCACTATGGAAGCTGGAAGTGAATTAGAACAGGTTGAAGAACTTATTGCGGCCATGAAAGAACAAAGCCAATATTATTACCTGATCACGAAAGCAAATGCCGATGCGGGTGGAGAGGTGATAAATAAAGCTCTAAGTCAATTTGCTGCAGGAAACGGCAAGGTGAATCTTGTTGCGTCTCTTGGCATGAGGAAATACTTAAGCGTTGTTAAACACAGCAGGTTCGTGCTTGGAAATTCATCCAGCGGAATCATTGAGGCACCTTCACTTGGAACTCCGACAGTAAATATCGGGAATCGGCAGAAGGGACGCCTGATGGCTGATACGATCATCTGCTGTGAGACAAAGAAAGATAACATAATAGAAGCAATGGAGAAGGCGGCTTCAATGAGGCACAATCCTTCATTCATCTATGGAGACGGGAACACATCAGGAAAGATTATTGAAAAGCTGAAGGATGTTTTCGGGAATGGCTCGGTGATTCCTAGAAAAACCTTTTATGACATCGAGGGATGA
- a CDS encoding Gfo/Idh/MocA family oxidoreductase, whose translation MKICFIGIGSIAKRHISNLKEIAEEHGFALLVDAVRRSNSWDLDIGIDTVYHSTDDLPGNYDAIFITNPTDFHLDTLFEVNGKASNFFIEKPVTSVRKLQQAENLCIREDNLYYVACPLRYTNVIQYLKTFVKENRVIGVRCISSSYLPEWRPGIDYRDTYSSHKELGGGVSIDLIHEWDYLKYLFGMPTDVIYKSGKKSNLELNCEDTALYIAEYADKFVELHLDYFGRKTIREVMLFTEDDTVVGDLVSGKITFMKSGKVINFGDHRNDFQKRELIHFLELMKIGDSDNSIQDAINTMKLTQGWAGDR comes from the coding sequence ATGAAAATCTGTTTTATTGGGATCGGTTCGATAGCTAAACGTCATATAAGTAATCTGAAAGAGATTGCGGAAGAGCATGGGTTTGCACTGCTGGTCGATGCCGTCAGGAGATCAAATAGCTGGGACTTGGATATAGGAATTGATACGGTCTATCATTCAACAGATGATTTGCCAGGGAACTACGACGCAATTTTTATTACAAATCCTACGGATTTTCATTTAGATACTCTTTTTGAGGTGAACGGAAAAGCATCGAATTTTTTTATAGAAAAACCCGTGACTTCTGTCCGTAAGCTACAACAAGCAGAGAATCTTTGCATACGAGAAGATAACCTATATTATGTGGCGTGTCCTCTGCGATACACAAATGTGATCCAGTATTTGAAAACGTTTGTAAAAGAAAACCGAGTCATAGGCGTGAGGTGTATCAGTTCCAGCTATTTGCCAGAGTGGAGACCTGGGATAGATTACCGGGATACTTACAGTTCGCATAAGGAACTTGGCGGAGGAGTTTCGATAGACCTCATTCATGAGTGGGATTATCTGAAGTATTTGTTTGGAATGCCCACAGATGTCATATATAAGAGTGGTAAGAAATCTAATCTCGAACTGAACTGTGAGGATACTGCACTTTATATTGCTGAATATGCGGATAAGTTTGTAGAGCTTCATCTGGATTATTTTGGAAGAAAGACAATCCGGGAGGTTATGCTGTTTACCGAAGACGATACGGTTGTAGGTGACCTTGTGTCCGGCAAAATTACATTTATGAAATCCGGGAAAGTAATTAATTTTGGGGATCATAGAAATGATTTTCAGAAAAGAGAGCTTATCCATTTCTTGGAATTGATGAAAATAGGAGATTCAGACAATTCCATTCAAGATGCAATCAATACGATGAAGTTGACACAAGGATGGGCAGGTGACAGATGA